GTCAACTGCATCTGAGGATATAGAAATACTTAAAAGTACCTTAAAAAAGTTCGGCTTTGGTGAAATAAAAACGGTAGCAGGTGCTGGTGGTGGAATAAAATATATTCCTATCAATAGTATAGATAGTTATCACGAATTTATGATAGATATATGCAAAAAGCTTGAAGACCCGAAAAGAATAATACCGGGGGGGTTTTTGTATACTGCAGACATAATTTATTCGCCATCTGCAGCAAATAAAATAGGGGAGATTCTTTCGCATCCGTTTCAGGAGAAAGAAGTAGATGCTGTTGTAACTGTGGAAACGAAGGGGATACCTATAGCCTTAATGTGTGCAAGATCACTAAATGTTCCACTTGTTATTATAAGGCAGGACAACAGAGTAACTGAGGGTTCATCTGTTTCAATAAATTATGTATCTGGGTCTAAGATGCAAATAAGAGCGATGTCACTTTCAAGAAGGTCACTTGAGCGAAATTCAAAAGTCGTCCTTATTGATGATTTTATGAAGGCGGGTGGCACAATAAAAGGAATGATGGAGCTTATGAATGAATTCGACGCAGAAGTCTTAGGTGCTGGTGTTATGATTGCTACGAAAGAGCCAGAAGTTAAAGTTGTTAAAAATTATTTTTCACTTTTTACCCTGGTTGAAATGGATGAAGAGAAAAACTTAATAGAGATGGAAATAAGTGACTGGCTTAAATAGATGTATAAGGCGAAAAATTATGGAAATAATAGACAAGATGGCATAAAATGAAATTTTTTATCAAAATTTTTCTGAATTTTAAATTTTGATGGAGGAAATTTAGAATTGATGGCGAATAATAATAAGGTAAAGAAATTTTATTTAGTAATTTTCAAATAATCACCCATTATGGGCTTATTTTGCAGGAAGGTGGTGAGCTTATGGAAATTACAGACGTCAGGGTGAGAAAGATAAACGAGGAAGGCAAAATGAGAGCTGTGGTTTCTGTAACCTTCGATAATGAATTTGTTGTTCATGATATTAAGGTTATTGAGGGACAGAATGGCTTGTTTATTGCAATGCCAAGTCGTAAAACTCCCGAAGGAGAGTTTAAAGATATTGCACACCCGATAAATTCTGAGACAAGGGCGAAAATACAGGACGCAATACTTAATGAATACGAGAAAGCGAAAGAACAGGACAAGCCACAGGATCAGGAATAAAAAGGAGTTATCTCCTTTTTATTTTTTGTTGAAGTTTAATTAAAATATAGTTAAAATAATATAGTAAAGAATTGAAAAAATAAAAGAAAAGTAGTAGAAGGTGTCAAAATGAAGAAATTATATACACTCATACTTGCAGCCGGTCTTGGCAAGAGAATGAAGTCAAGACATCCTAAGGTTGCACATAAGGTTTGTGGTAGACCAATGGTAGAATGGGTTGTTAGAAGTGCAAAAGCGGCAGGTTCTGATGATGTTATAGTTGTCGTTGGGCATGGGGCAGATGAAGTAAAGAGCATATTAAGTGATGATGTAAAATTTGCATATCAGGAAAAGCAACTTGGTACTGGACATGCAGTCATGATGGCAAAGGATATGCTACCTGATGAGGGTGATATAATGATTTTGACTGGTGATACACCTCTTATCACATCGGGAACTTTAAAAGAATTTTATGATTTTCATTTGAATGAGGGGAATTCTATAACTATATTATCTTCTATATTTGATGATCCGCAGGGCTACGGAAGAATTGTGAGGGGTTCTGATGGCGGTGTTTTAAAAATTGTAGAGGATAAAGATGCAGATGAAAAGATAAAAGGCATCCATGAGATAAATTCTGCCATGTACATTTTTAAATTGGATTATTTAAAGAAATCTCTTGAGCATATTAATAACAATAATGCACAGAGTGAATATTATCTGACGGATGCTATCGAAATTGTAAAAAACATGGGCGGCAAGATAGGAGCATACAAGGTTCATAGCGAAGAGATCATGGGTGTTAATTCGAGAGTCCAACTTGCTGAGGCAGAGAAAGTCATGAGGAAAAGAATAAATGAAAGACATATGTTAGAAGGTGTAACAATTATAGATCCTGATAATACCTATATAGGTCCGGATGTAAATATTGGTATAGATACAATAATTTATCCAGGGACCATAATTGAGGGTAATTCTACAATCGGCAAGGATTGCGAAATAGGACCAAATTCTCGTATAATCGATTCGGAGATTGGCAATGGATGTAAAATTATATTCTCAATGATTACTGAATCAAAACTCTGCAATAATATTAAACTTGGACCATTTGCGCAGATTAGACCGGATAGTGTAATACATGATAATGCAAAGCTTGGTAATTTTATTGAAATCAAAAAATCTATTATTGGGGAAGGTACAAAAGTACCACATCTCACTTATATAGGTGATGCAGAAGTTGGGAAGCGCGTCAATATGGGCTGTGGCTCAATAGTTGTAAATTACGATGGTAAGAGGAAGCACAAGACTACGATAGGTGATGATGTTTTTGTTGGATGCAATGTAAACCTCGTATCACCTGTTAAAGTAAATAATAATGCATTTATAGCAGCCGGTTCGACAATAACAGATGAGGTACCGGACGGTGCACTTGCTATTGCAAGATGTCGTCAGACAAACAAAGAAGGTTGGGTAGAAGGAAGAAGAAAAAAAGGAGGACTATAAGAAGTGGTGAGACACGGAGGATCAATAAAGATTTTTACA
This portion of the Thermoanaerobacterium sp. RBIITD genome encodes:
- the purR gene encoding pur operon repressor — encoded protein: MNIYKRYERISVILKILSENPNTLFNLNYFMDLFKTAKSTASEDIEILKSTLKKFGFGEIKTVAGAGGGIKYIPINSIDSYHEFMIDICKKLEDPKRIIPGGFLYTADIIYSPSAANKIGEILSHPFQEKEVDAVVTVETKGIPIALMCARSLNVPLVIIRQDNRVTEGSSVSINYVSGSKMQIRAMSLSRRSLERNSKVVLIDDFMKAGGTIKGMMELMNEFDAEVLGAGVMIATKEPEVKVVKNYFSLFTLVEMDEEKNLIEMEISDWLK
- the spoVG gene encoding septation regulator SpoVG, with the translated sequence MEITDVRVRKINEEGKMRAVVSVTFDNEFVVHDIKVIEGQNGLFIAMPSRKTPEGEFKDIAHPINSETRAKIQDAILNEYEKAKEQDKPQDQE
- the glmU gene encoding bifunctional UDP-N-acetylglucosamine diphosphorylase/glucosamine-1-phosphate N-acetyltransferase GlmU translates to MKKLYTLILAAGLGKRMKSRHPKVAHKVCGRPMVEWVVRSAKAAGSDDVIVVVGHGADEVKSILSDDVKFAYQEKQLGTGHAVMMAKDMLPDEGDIMILTGDTPLITSGTLKEFYDFHLNEGNSITILSSIFDDPQGYGRIVRGSDGGVLKIVEDKDADEKIKGIHEINSAMYIFKLDYLKKSLEHINNNNAQSEYYLTDAIEIVKNMGGKIGAYKVHSEEIMGVNSRVQLAEAEKVMRKRINERHMLEGVTIIDPDNTYIGPDVNIGIDTIIYPGTIIEGNSTIGKDCEIGPNSRIIDSEIGNGCKIIFSMITESKLCNNIKLGPFAQIRPDSVIHDNAKLGNFIEIKKSIIGEGTKVPHLTYIGDAEVGKRVNMGCGSIVVNYDGKRKHKTTIGDDVFVGCNVNLVSPVKVNNNAFIAAGSTITDEVPDGALAIARCRQTNKEGWVEGRRKKGGL